A stretch of DNA from Basfia succiniciproducens:
TTTTGTCGGTTATTAAACATATTAGAATTTGCCTTAGTTAAAGTTGACTAAAATAGTCGGAAATTGATTTTCTTAATTTAGGAGTGATTTTATGTACTGCGTTCAATGCGAACAAACCATGGTGACGCCGAAAGGCAACGGCTGCAGCTTCTCTCAGGGAATGTGCGGTAAAACCGCCGAAACTTCGGACTTACAGGATTTACTTATCGCCACATTACACAGCTTATCCGCGTGGGCGTTAAAAGCCCGTGAGCACAATATCATTATTCATGAAGCGGACGCCTTTGCGCCGCGCGCATTCTTCGCCACCCTAACCAATGTAAACTTCGATTCCGCGCGTATCGCCGGCTATGCGCAACAAGCGTTAATTTATCGTAACCAATTAATTAAAGCGGTCAGTGAAGTCGAACCCAATCCGAATATCGATCACCCGTTGGCGAATATCGAATTAAACGGCATTTCCGTTGAGCAATTGGCGCAGCAGGCAAAACAATTCGCATTGGATACGGATCGTCAACAAATCGGCGAAGAAGCTCACGGCGTACGTTTGCTTTGTTTATATGGTTTAAAAGGCGCCGCGGCTTATATGGAACACGCCTATGTGCTGGATAAATTCGATAACGATATTTATGCGGAATATCACGGTTTCATGTCCTGGCTAGGTACGCAACCCGGCGATCTGAACGAATTACTGGAAAAAGCGCTGGCTATCGGCAGTATGAACTTTAAAGTGATGGCCATGCTGGATGCGGGGGAAACCGAACATTTCGGTAACCCGGTGCCTGCTATGGTTAACGTTCGACCGGTAAAAGGCAAATGTATCTTAATTTCCGGCCATGATTTGAAAGATTTAAAAGAATTATTGGAGCAAACGCAAGGCAAAGGCATCAATGTGTACACCCACGGTGAAATGCTGCCCGCTCACGGTTATCCGGAATTGAAGAAATATAAACACTTGGTGGGCAACTTCGGCTCGGGCTGGCAAAATCAGCAAAAAGAATTCGCCCGTTTCCCGGGTGCCATTGTGATGACGTCAAATTGTTTAATCGACCCGAATGTAGGCGATTACGCAGATCGCATTTTCACCCGTAATATTGTGGGCTGGCCGGGTGTAACCCATCTTGAAGATCATGATTTCTCACCGGTGATTGAAAAAGCATTGCAATGCGACGGTTTCCCGTATACGGAATTAGAACATTTAATCACCGTAGGTTTCGGCCGCAAAACCTTAATCGACGCCTCCGATGCGGTCATTGATTTGGTCAAAGCGGGCAAATTAAGTCATGTATTCGTTATCGGCGGTTGTGACGGCGATAAAGAAGAACGTCATTATTACACCGATTTAGCTTACGCATTACCGAAAGATACCGCCGTATTAACCCTGGGTTGCGGTAAATACCGTTTCAATAAGCTGGATTTCGGCACCATCGACGGCGGTCTGCCGCGGTTACTGGATGCGGGGCAATGTAACGATACTTATTCCGCCATCATGTTAGCGGTGACGCTTTCACAAAAATTAGGTATCGGCTTAAACGAATTGCCGTTATCCATCGTGCTTTCCTGGTTTGAACAAAAAGCCATTATCGTGTTATTAACGCTATTAGCCTTGGGTGTGAAAAATGTGTATTCCGGTCCGAGTAAACCGGCGTTCCTGAACGACAATGTGATGGCGTTATTACACGAGAAATTCGGTTTAAGCGGTTTAACCACCCCCGAACAGGATTTCGGCCACATTATCAATAAAAATCTATAACCATTTGTAGGGCGTATCGCATGCGTCCTGAATAATAGATGAATGTCATATCGGGCGTATGTGATACGCCCCAACCGGAAAGGAATAAAACAGATGGCTAAAACAAATAAAAATCCGTTATGCATTAATGAATTACAAGTTTACTCAATCGTACAGGAAGCGCCAAAGGTTAAAACCATTAACTTTATCGCACAGGATTTCTATCCTTATGAAGCGGGGCAATACGCCTTGGTCAGTATCCGAAACACGCCTCATATCACCCGCGCCTATTCACTCTCTTCCACGCCGGGCGAGAGCCGTTTCGTGTCGATCACCGTGCGTGAAATCGACGGCGGTGTGGGCTCCGGCTGGTTAAATAACGAAGTGAAAGTGGGCGACCAAGTATGGTTTTCAAACCCGATGGGAGATTTTTCCTGCCAAAAAGTGATTGCGGATAATTACCTATTAGTGGGTGCGGGCAGCGGCATAACGCCGATTATGTCCATGACCCGCTGGTTGTTGAAAAATCGTCCGCAAGCCAATGTCAGCGTCATTCACAGCGTTCATTCGCCGCAAGACGTAATTTTTAAATCCGAATGGGCGCAATTAAAAGCCGACAATCCGCGTTTAAATTTGGTTTTCAACGCCTCGGTGAATGCCACCGCAGGGTTTGAAAGCGGTCGGATCAGCAAAGAAATTCTGACCAAAGCGGTACCGAATCTCGCCGATTACACTGTCATGACCTGCGGTCCGCAAGCTTATATGGATGCGTTGAAAACCATGGTTTTAGAACTTGGCGGTTCGGAACAACGATTCTTCACCGAAGCGTTCTTCAACACCGCGCTTGCCGGCGATATCAGCTCGGACAAGAAAACCACGTTAAACGTCAGCGGTGCCAAACCGATGAAAACGGAAGTACCGGTGGGCATGACATTGCTTGCCGCGTTGGAAGCGCAGGAACAACCGGTGGTTTCGGGCTGCCGTACCGGTTTATGCGGATTGTGCAAAACCAAAGTTACCGGCGGCGAATATGAGGTCGTATCCAACGGCGACTTAACGCAAGAAGAAATCGCCCAGGGTTACGTACTGGCCTGCAGTTGTCGGGTGAAAGCGGATATGACGGTAGAAATCTGATTTTTGCTTTTTTAGCATAATAAACGGATCCTAAAAGTGCGGTAAAATTTTTCGGATTTTTGACCGCACTTTTTTATTTACTTATTTTTGAGTGTTTTTACATTTTTAATGTCTGATATAATCACTCAGGTATTTAGTCGATTAAAATACTAGGTTATTTTAATCGCTCCTAGATGCGAGGGACTTTTTAGTAATTCTGTTACAAGGAGCAATCCAATGGGAAAATATAAAAAACTATGGGCGGCATTAGTTGTCGTCCTTACGGTAACATTTACCATATTAGGTTACATCGGCGTGGAAGTTTACCGTCAAGCGCCGCCTGTGCCTCAAGCTTATGTGTCGCAAACCGGTGAAACGGTGATGACAAAAGACGATATTCTTGCCGGTCAAACCGCCTGGCAGACAACCGGCGGTATGGAAGTGGGGTCACTGCTGGGGCACGGTGCATATCAAGCGCCGGACTGGACGGCAGATTGGCTTCACCGTGAATTGACCGCATGGTTGGATATCAGAGCGCAAGCGACATTTAATAAAAGTTATACGGAATTGGACCCAGCTACCCAGGCGGCGTTACAAGCCGTATTGCGCGATGAATACCGCCATCAAAGCAGGGTGAATAAAGACGGTAATGTGGTGTTATCCGAAACCCGTTTACAGGCTATCCGTCAAACCGCCGATTACTACATTAAATTGTACGGCGACGACCCATCAATGATTTCCAGCCGCGAATCATTTGCCATGAAAAATAATACGTTGCCGGATCCTGAAGCCCGTCAAAAATTATCGGACTTTTTCTTCTGGACGGCATGGGTGGCGTCAACCAATCGTCCCGATGCGGAAGCCACTTATACCAATAACTGGCCGCACGAACCCTTAATTCAAAAT
This window harbors:
- the hcr gene encoding NADH oxidoreductase, with amino-acid sequence MAKTNKNPLCINELQVYSIVQEAPKVKTINFIAQDFYPYEAGQYALVSIRNTPHITRAYSLSSTPGESRFVSITVREIDGGVGSGWLNNEVKVGDQVWFSNPMGDFSCQKVIADNYLLVGAGSGITPIMSMTRWLLKNRPQANVSVIHSVHSPQDVIFKSEWAQLKADNPRLNLVFNASVNATAGFESGRISKEILTKAVPNLADYTVMTCGPQAYMDALKTMVLELGGSEQRFFTEAFFNTALAGDISSDKKTTLNVSGAKPMKTEVPVGMTLLAALEAQEQPVVSGCRTGLCGLCKTKVTGGEYEVVSNGDLTQEEIAQGYVLACSCRVKADMTVEI
- the hcp gene encoding hydroxylamine reductase, which codes for MYCVQCEQTMVTPKGNGCSFSQGMCGKTAETSDLQDLLIATLHSLSAWALKAREHNIIIHEADAFAPRAFFATLTNVNFDSARIAGYAQQALIYRNQLIKAVSEVEPNPNIDHPLANIELNGISVEQLAQQAKQFALDTDRQQIGEEAHGVRLLCLYGLKGAAAYMEHAYVLDKFDNDIYAEYHGFMSWLGTQPGDLNELLEKALAIGSMNFKVMAMLDAGETEHFGNPVPAMVNVRPVKGKCILISGHDLKDLKELLEQTQGKGINVYTHGEMLPAHGYPELKKYKHLVGNFGSGWQNQQKEFARFPGAIVMTSNCLIDPNVGDYADRIFTRNIVGWPGVTHLEDHDFSPVIEKALQCDGFPYTELEHLITVGFGRKTLIDASDAVIDLVKAGKLSHVFVIGGCDGDKEERHYYTDLAYALPKDTAVLTLGCGKYRFNKLDFGTIDGGLPRLLDAGQCNDTYSAIMLAVTLSQKLGIGLNELPLSIVLSWFEQKAIIVLLTLLALGVKNVYSGPSKPAFLNDNVMALLHEKFGLSGLTTPEQDFGHIINKNL